The following are encoded in a window of Vespula pensylvanica isolate Volc-1 chromosome 2, ASM1446617v1, whole genome shotgun sequence genomic DNA:
- the LOC122637532 gene encoding cytosol aminopeptidase-like isoform X2 — MALSLIRSKGLRYTKTQLLFFKTYSTMKKGLVLGVYEADDESFTLTPAAAKYNERVQGKLLKHICLAGPKIPKGHARVFWGLDETDYTGVAVVGLGKSNLGINVLEEIHEGKESVRAAAAAGCRALNALEIKDIELEPLGDAEAAAEGAGLCTWYYQGLKSKQKRETLPQVSLFGEEGQNEWQKGIIKASAQNWARKLADTPANLMTPTIFANEVLSTLNTLRISVKIHDKEWAEQKKMGSFLSVSRGSSEPPKFLEISYKGTDSNEAPIAFVGKGVTFDAGGISIKPSSDMDEMRADMSGAACVAASIKAAAELKLKINIIGLVPLTENLPSGSATKPGDLVVAMNGKSIIVDNTDAEGRLILADALCYAHEFKPKFILDIATLTGAMRITLAGAATGVFSNNAELFETLRQAGMFSGDRMWRFPLWQCYTDEVTKRVKAADVNNVAKCKGGGSCTAAAFLREFAGNDVPWMHLDIAGVMGPGNDELPYIPAGMTGRPTRTLIQFLQLISCTS; from the exons ATGGCGTTGTCTCTTATCAGGAGTAAGGGTCTACGGTACACAAAGACGCAGTTACTGTTTTTCAAAACTTATTCAACAATGAAG aAAGGTTTGGTGCTTGGAGTATACGAGGCAGATGATGAAAGCTTTACACTAACTCCTGCAGCAGCGAAGTACAATGAACGAGTTCAAGGGAAACTACTAAAACATATTTGCTT AGCAGGTCCAAAGATTCCAAAAGGTCATGCTAGAGTATTTTGGGGTTTGGACGAAACGGATTATACTGGCGTTGCAGTAGTTGGCTTGGGAAAATCAAATCTTGGTATCAATGTATTAGAAGAAATTcatgaaggaaaagaaagcgTACGTGCAGCTGCAGCAG CTGGTTGTCGTGCGTTAAATGCtcttgaaataaaagatatagaacTAGAACCATTAGGAGATGCAGAAGCAGCAGCAGAAGGAGCTGGTCTTTGTACATGGTATTATCAAGGATTAAAAAGTAAACAGAAACGTGAAACATTACCAcaagtttctctttttggCGAAGAAGGCCA aaatgagTGGCAGAAAGGAATTATTAAGGCTTCAGCACAAAATTGGGCGCGCAAACTTGCTGATACACCAGCTAATTTAATGACTCCTACAATATTTGCAAATGAAGTCTTGTCAACTCTAAACACATTAAGAATCAGTGTAAAGATTCATGACAAAGAATGGGCAGAACAAAAGAAGATGGGTTCTTTTTTAAGTGTATCACGTGGTAGTAGTGAGCCACctaaatttcttgaaattagTTATAAAGGTACTGATAGTAATGAAGCTCCAATAGCGTTTGTTGGCAAAGGTGTTACATTTGATGCTGGTGGAATTAGCATAAAg cCTTCTTCTGATATGGATGAAATGCGTGCGGATATGAGTGGAGCAGCATGTGTAGCAGCATCTATAAAAGCAGCTGCAGAGctgaaattgaaaataaacattattgGTTTAGTTCCACTTACGGAAAATTTACCATCTGGATCTGCAACAAAACCTGGCGATCTTGTTGTCGCAATGAACGGAAAAAGTATTATAGTAGACAATACGGACGCGGAAGGGAGACTTATACTCGCAGATGCTCTTTGTTATGCTCATGAATTCAAGCCGAA atttattttggATATTGCAACATTAACAGGAGCTATGAGAATCACGCTAGCTGGTGCAGCTACAGGTGTATTTAGTAATAATGCTGAACTTTTTGAAACTTTAAGACAAGCTGGTATGTTTTCTGGTGATAGAATGTGGAGATTTCCGCTGTGGCAATGTTATACAGATGAAGTAACAA AAAGAGTTAAAGCAGCAGACGTTAATAATGTTGCAAAATGTAAAGGTGGCGGATCCTGTACTGCCGCAGCTTTCTTACGTGAATTTGCAGGAAATGATGTTCCATGGATGCATTTAGATATTGCAGGAGTAATGGGTCCTGGAAATGATGAGTTACCATATATACCGGCAGGAATGACAGGGCGTCCTACTCGTACCCTTATTCAGTTTTTACAATTGATTTCTTGCACTTCCtaa
- the LOC122637532 gene encoding E3 ubiquitin-protein ligase COP1-like isoform X1: MSSNGDGNLGSDSGAGSSRGIGESSRNAKRHTHSSNILLGIGSSLEDRNNDYQCPICFELIDEAHITRCGHTFCYHCIVKSLEANSRCPKCSLALSQQDIFPNFLLNELVTKYKARIKGLSELGSSYVGDGKNRVVGTELSVLSRDGLRDIVAVESAHLTLPDVNVMLEVLTQRKHLLEAETCAIQNKLLHEFLKHLLQQKEEQRNQLQKEMALIKRDMEEVENILRDVQNKCPRVEDLKKSSENDTAQVSAIRREMIGLIDIIDSNMVKPNERVMGNETFANPSGNQKQIEYGSSSTLAIRRKRMHGHFDDFVQCYFHLRAKELLLGHKSQSQTDAGHSTSSGLDIFRENLVKFSRYNTLRPLATLNYSSDIFNNSTIVSSIEFDKDNEFFAIAGVTKRIKVFDYGAVIHDTVDIHYPSIEMVSSSKISCVSWNSFHKGMLASSDYEGTVTVWDAATGHRTKTFQEHEKRCWSVDFNDVDTRLIASGSDDARVKLWSLNTDHSVASLEAKANVCCVKFNPCSSCHLAFGSADHCVHYYDLRNMKEALRIFKGHRKAVSYVKFINKEEIVSASTDSQLKMWNINNPHCLRSFIGHVNEKNFVGLATDGDYVACGSENNALYVYYKGLTKQLFSYKFDAVRSILEIQDRKEEDLNEFVSAVCWRQMSNVVVAANSQGIIKILEFV, encoded by the coding sequence ATGTCGTCTAATGGGGACGGTAATTTAGGAAGTGATAGTGGGGCAGGAAGCAGTAGAGGTATAGGGGAATCTAGTAGAAATGCGAAGCGTCACACCCATTCCAGCAATATTTTACTTGGAATTGGCAGTTCGCTCGAAGACAGAAATAATGATTATCAATGTCCAATTTGTTTCGAATTGATTGATGAAGCACATATCACTCGTTGTGGTCATACCTTCTGTTATCATTGCATTGTGAAATCCTTAGAAGCTAATAGTAGATGTCCCAAATGTAGTCTTGCTTTAAGTCAGCAGGATATCTttcctaattttttattaaacgaattagtaacaaaatataaagcaAGAATCAAGGGCCTTTCAGAATTAGGCTCTTCATATGTAGGAGATGGAAAAAATAGAGTTGTAGGAACAGAATTATCTGTACTTTCACGTGATGGTTTAAGAGATATAGTTGCTGTAGAAAGTGCTCATTTAACTCTGCCTGATGTAAATGTAATGTTAGAAGTATTGACACAAAGAAAGCATTTACTTGAAGCTGAGACATGTGCTATACAAAATAAACTTCtacatgaatttttaaaacatttgttACAACAGAAAGAAGAGCAAAGAAATCAGTTACAAAAAGAGATGGCTTTAATTAAACGAGATATGGAAGaagttgaaaatattctaagAGATGTGCAAAATAAATGTCCACGTGTagaagatttgaaaaaatcaaGTGAAAATGATACAGCACAAGTATCTGCTATCAGACGGGAAATGATTGGTCTTATAGATATAATTGATTCAAATATGGTAAAACCTAATGAAAGAGTAATGGGAAATGAAACATTTGCAAATCCATCTGGTAATCaaaaacaaattgaatatGGAAGTAGTTCAACCTTGGCtattcgtagaaaaagaatgcaTGGTCATTTTGATGATTTTGTACAATGTTACTTTCATTTACGTGCTAAGGAACTATTACTTGGACATAAATCTCAAAGTCAAACAGATGCAGGTCATAGTACAAGTTCTGGCCTtgatatttttcgagaaaatctGGTAAAATTTTCCAGATATAATACATTACGACCATTAGCtacattaaattattcttctgatatttttaacaattctaCAATTGTTTCAAGTATAGAATTTGATAAGGATAATGAATTCTTTGCGATAGCTGGTGTCACTAAACGTATTAAAGTATTTGATTATGGAGCTGTAATACATGATACAGTTGACATTCATTATCCTAGTATAGAAATGGTTTCTAGTTCTAAAATTTCATGTGTCTCATGGAATTCTTTTCATAAAGGAATGTTAGCCTCATCAGATTATGAAGGAACTGTAACAGTATGGGATGCTGCGACAGGTCATAGAACTAAAACCTTTCAAGAGCATGAAAAAAGATGCTGGTCTGTAGATTTTAATGATGTTGACACTAGACTTATAGCATCTGGATCAGATGATGCAAGAGTTAAATTATGGTCTTTGAATACAGATCATTCTGTTGCATCATTAGAAGCAAAAGCTAATGTTTGTTGTGTAAAATTTAATCCTTGTAGTTCATGTCACTTAGCATTTGGATCTGCTGATCATTGTGTTCATTATTACGATTTACGTAATATGAAAGAAGCTTTGCGCATTTTTAAGGGACATCGTAAAGCTGTATCttatgttaaatttattaataaggaAGAGATTGTATCAGCAAGTACTGATTCACAGCTCAAAATgtggaatattaataatcctCATTGCCTAAGATCTTTTATTGGACATGTTAATGAGAAAAACTTTGTGGGACTTGCCACAGATGGTGATTATGTAGCCTGTGGTTCAGAAAACAATGCACTTTATGTGTATTATAAAGGACTAACAAAACAATTATTCTCATATAAGTTTGATGCTGTGCGTAGTATATTAGAAATTCaagatcgaaaagaagaagatttgaATGAATTTGTCTCTGCAGTTTGTTGGAGACAAATGTCCAATGTTGTAGTAGCTGCAAATTCTCAAggaattatcaaaatattagaatttgtttga
- the LOC122637532 gene encoding E3 ubiquitin-protein ligase COP1-like isoform X3: protein MALIKRDMEEVENILRDVQNKCPRVEDLKKSSENDTAQVSAIRREMIGLIDIIDSNMVKPNERVMGNETFANPSGNQKQIEYGSSSTLAIRRKRMHGHFDDFVQCYFHLRAKELLLGHKSQSQTDAGHSTSSGLDIFRENLVKFSRYNTLRPLATLNYSSDIFNNSTIVSSIEFDKDNEFFAIAGVTKRIKVFDYGAVIHDTVDIHYPSIEMVSSSKISCVSWNSFHKGMLASSDYEGTVTVWDAATGHRTKTFQEHEKRCWSVDFNDVDTRLIASGSDDARVKLWSLNTDHSVASLEAKANVCCVKFNPCSSCHLAFGSADHCVHYYDLRNMKEALRIFKGHRKAVSYVKFINKEEIVSASTDSQLKMWNINNPHCLRSFIGHVNEKNFVGLATDGDYVACGSENNALYVYYKGLTKQLFSYKFDAVRSILEIQDRKEEDLNEFVSAVCWRQMSNVVVAANSQGIIKILEFV from the coding sequence ATGGCTTTAATTAAACGAGATATGGAAGaagttgaaaatattctaagAGATGTGCAAAATAAATGTCCACGTGTagaagatttgaaaaaatcaaGTGAAAATGATACAGCACAAGTATCTGCTATCAGACGGGAAATGATTGGTCTTATAGATATAATTGATTCAAATATGGTAAAACCTAATGAAAGAGTAATGGGAAATGAAACATTTGCAAATCCATCTGGTAATCaaaaacaaattgaatatGGAAGTAGTTCAACCTTGGCtattcgtagaaaaagaatgcaTGGTCATTTTGATGATTTTGTACAATGTTACTTTCATTTACGTGCTAAGGAACTATTACTTGGACATAAATCTCAAAGTCAAACAGATGCAGGTCATAGTACAAGTTCTGGCCTtgatatttttcgagaaaatctGGTAAAATTTTCCAGATATAATACATTACGACCATTAGCtacattaaattattcttctgatatttttaacaattctaCAATTGTTTCAAGTATAGAATTTGATAAGGATAATGAATTCTTTGCGATAGCTGGTGTCACTAAACGTATTAAAGTATTTGATTATGGAGCTGTAATACATGATACAGTTGACATTCATTATCCTAGTATAGAAATGGTTTCTAGTTCTAAAATTTCATGTGTCTCATGGAATTCTTTTCATAAAGGAATGTTAGCCTCATCAGATTATGAAGGAACTGTAACAGTATGGGATGCTGCGACAGGTCATAGAACTAAAACCTTTCAAGAGCATGAAAAAAGATGCTGGTCTGTAGATTTTAATGATGTTGACACTAGACTTATAGCATCTGGATCAGATGATGCAAGAGTTAAATTATGGTCTTTGAATACAGATCATTCTGTTGCATCATTAGAAGCAAAAGCTAATGTTTGTTGTGTAAAATTTAATCCTTGTAGTTCATGTCACTTAGCATTTGGATCTGCTGATCATTGTGTTCATTATTACGATTTACGTAATATGAAAGAAGCTTTGCGCATTTTTAAGGGACATCGTAAAGCTGTATCttatgttaaatttattaataaggaAGAGATTGTATCAGCAAGTACTGATTCACAGCTCAAAATgtggaatattaataatcctCATTGCCTAAGATCTTTTATTGGACATGTTAATGAGAAAAACTTTGTGGGACTTGCCACAGATGGTGATTATGTAGCCTGTGGTTCAGAAAACAATGCACTTTATGTGTATTATAAAGGACTAACAAAACAATTATTCTCATATAAGTTTGATGCTGTGCGTAGTATATTAGAAATTCaagatcgaaaagaagaagatttgaATGAATTTGTCTCTGCAGTTTGTTGGAGACAAATGTCCAATGTTGTAGTAGCTGCAAATTCTCAAggaattatcaaaatattagaatttgtttga